A DNA window from Methylobacterium sp. NMS14P contains the following coding sequences:
- the serA gene encoding phosphoglycerate dehydrogenase — protein MTPDKLSLPKDKIRVLLLEGINDSAVALMRAAGYTNLTRLPKALDREALHEALQGVHMVGIRSRTQLDAAAFESADRLLAVGCFSVGTNQVDLDAARHRGIPVFNAPFSNTRSVAELTIGEIVMLLRRIVPRSVGAHAGRWDKSAVGSLEVRGKTLGIVGYGNIGTQLSTLAEAMGMRVLFYDHTDKLRHGNTEPVETLHALLAQSDVVSLHVPETDATANMIGAAEIRAMKPGAFLINNARGTVVDLEALAAALRDGHLKGAAVDVFPVEPGSNAESFVSPLQGLENVILTPHIGGSTEEAQERIGSEVARKLVDYSDIGSTVGAVNFPQVQLPARPTGTRFIHVQRNLPGMLGRLNDVFSRGHVNIAAQFYQTDGEVGYVVLETDATDADAEALLTEIRAIPGTIRARLLYERR, from the coding sequence ATGACGCCCGACAAGCTTTCCCTGCCGAAGGACAAGATCCGTGTCCTGCTGCTCGAGGGCATCAACGACAGCGCCGTGGCGCTGATGCGGGCGGCCGGCTACACCAACCTGACCCGACTGCCGAAGGCGCTGGACCGGGAGGCCCTGCACGAGGCGCTCCAGGGCGTGCACATGGTGGGCATCCGCTCGCGCACGCAGCTCGACGCGGCCGCGTTCGAGTCGGCGGACCGGCTCCTGGCCGTGGGCTGCTTCTCGGTCGGCACCAACCAGGTCGATCTGGACGCGGCGCGCCACCGGGGCATCCCGGTGTTCAACGCCCCCTTCTCGAACACCCGGTCGGTGGCGGAGCTGACGATCGGCGAGATCGTGATGCTGCTGCGCCGGATCGTGCCGCGCTCGGTGGGGGCCCACGCGGGCCGCTGGGACAAGTCGGCGGTGGGCTCGCTGGAGGTGCGCGGCAAGACGCTGGGCATCGTCGGCTACGGCAACATCGGCACGCAGCTCTCGACCCTGGCGGAAGCCATGGGCATGCGGGTGCTGTTCTACGACCACACCGACAAGCTGCGCCACGGCAACACCGAGCCGGTCGAGACGCTGCACGCGCTGCTGGCCCAGAGCGACGTCGTCTCGCTGCACGTGCCGGAGACCGACGCCACCGCCAACATGATCGGCGCGGCCGAGATCCGGGCGATGAAGCCCGGCGCCTTCCTGATCAACAACGCCCGGGGCACCGTCGTCGATCTCGAGGCGCTGGCCGCGGCCCTGCGCGACGGCCATCTCAAGGGCGCGGCCGTCGACGTCTTTCCGGTGGAGCCGGGCTCGAACGCCGAATCGTTCGTGAGCCCGCTCCAGGGGCTCGAGAACGTGATCCTCACCCCGCATATCGGCGGCTCCACCGAGGAGGCGCAGGAGCGCATCGGCTCCGAGGTGGCGCGCAAGCTCGTGGACTATTCCGATATCGGCTCGACGGTCGGCGCCGTGAACTTCCCGCAGGTGCAGCTCCCGGCCCGTCCGACCGGGACGCGGTTCATCCACGTCCAGCGCAACCTGCCCGGGATGCTGGGGCGGCTCAACGACGTGTTCTCCCGCGGCCACGTCAACATCGCCGCGCAGTTCTACCAGACCGACGGCGAGGTCGGTTACGTGGTGCTGGAGACCGACGCCACCGACGCGGATGCGGAGGCGCTGCTCACCGAGATCCGCGCCATCCCGGGCACGATCCGCGCCCGCCTCCTCTACGAGCGCCGCTGA
- a CDS encoding Crp/Fnr family transcriptional regulator has protein sequence MPNGYNAPMEMLARKLDSIARLSDADRAALLDLPHTVRNLPARHDIVRFGDRPTSSCLVLQGWVYRYAALAEGGRQILSFYIAGDLPDLQSLHLHRMDHNLATLTPCVVALISHDDLRAVLLRNPGLAATLWRDSLIDAAHYRERITSLGRRQALGRVAHLFCELYLRQKAVGLARGLSCPLVPKQSELADALGLTSVHLNRVLRTLRGRGLVTLSGGVLTIEDWDALTEVAEFDQTFLHLANNPAPARETAEAV, from the coding sequence ATGCCGAACGGGTACAACGCCCCGATGGAGATGCTGGCGCGCAAGCTCGACAGCATCGCGCGCCTGTCCGATGCCGACCGCGCGGCGCTCCTCGATCTGCCGCACACGGTCCGGAACCTGCCGGCCCGCCACGACATCGTCCGGTTCGGCGACCGGCCGACCAGCAGCTGCCTCGTCCTGCAGGGCTGGGTCTACCGCTACGCCGCCCTCGCCGAGGGCGGTCGGCAGATCCTGTCGTTCTACATCGCGGGCGACCTGCCGGACCTGCAGAGCCTTCACCTGCACCGGATGGATCACAACCTCGCCACCCTCACGCCCTGCGTCGTGGCGCTGATCTCGCACGACGACCTGCGCGCGGTGCTCCTGCGCAATCCGGGGCTCGCCGCCACCCTCTGGCGCGACAGCCTCATCGACGCCGCCCATTACCGCGAGCGCATCACCAGCCTCGGGCGGCGGCAGGCGCTCGGTCGCGTGGCCCACCTGTTCTGCGAGCTTTACCTGCGGCAGAAAGCGGTCGGGCTCGCGCGCGGCCTGAGCTGCCCGCTGGTGCCCAAGCAGTCCGAACTCGCCGACGCGCTCGGCCTGACCAGCGTCCACCTGAACCGAGTCCTGCGCACCCTGCGCGGCCGGGGGCTCGTCACGCTGAGCGGCGGCGTCCTGACCATCGAGGACTGGGACGCGCTCACGGAGGTCGCGGAGTTCGACCAGACGTTCCTGCACTTGGCGAACAACCCGGCACCGGCCCGCGAGACCGCCGAGGCGGTCTAG
- a CDS encoding transglutaminase-like domain-containing protein codes for MQIRTGFSIAFDTFGPTPMNLLLNVRPERRGDLLTPEVITFDPPVAAAQHVDAFGNVCTRIVAPGGRITMAADFTIADSGLPDDQAPDARQIAVQDLPDDVMPYLLGSRYCDTDKLSQTAWSLFGATPEGWARVQAIVDFAHTRLRFDYQQADATRTAFDGYTQRVGVCRDFAHLAITLCRCMNIPARYATGYLGDIGVPKDPAPMDFSAWFEVFLAGPEGPRWYTFDARHNRPRIGRIVMARGRDATDCALTTSFGAAHLVRFDVHTDAVAEAPDALARAA; via the coding sequence ATGCAGATCCGCACCGGCTTCTCGATCGCCTTCGACACGTTCGGCCCCACGCCGATGAACCTGCTCCTGAACGTGCGCCCGGAGCGCCGGGGCGACCTCCTGACGCCGGAGGTGATCACCTTCGATCCGCCGGTCGCGGCGGCGCAGCACGTCGACGCCTTCGGCAATGTCTGCACGCGCATCGTCGCGCCGGGCGGCCGGATCACCATGGCGGCCGATTTCACGATCGCCGACAGCGGGCTGCCGGACGACCAGGCCCCAGATGCCCGCCAGATCGCCGTGCAGGACCTGCCCGACGACGTCATGCCGTACCTGCTCGGCTCCCGCTACTGCGACACCGACAAGCTCTCGCAGACCGCGTGGTCCCTGTTCGGCGCCACCCCCGAGGGCTGGGCCCGCGTGCAGGCGATCGTCGATTTCGCCCATACCCGTCTGCGCTTCGACTACCAGCAGGCCGACGCGACCCGCACCGCCTTCGACGGCTACACGCAGCGCGTCGGCGTGTGCCGGGACTTCGCGCATCTGGCGATCACGCTGTGCCGGTGCATGAACATCCCGGCGCGCTACGCCACCGGCTACCTGGGCGATATCGGCGTGCCGAAGGACCCGGCGCCGATGGACTTCTCCGCGTGGTTCGAGGTCTTCCTCGCGGGGCCCGAGGGGCCGCGCTGGTACACGTTCGACGCCCGCCACAACCGGCCCCGCATCGGCCGCATCGTCATGGCCCGCGGGCGCGACGCCACCGACTGCGCCCTGACGACGAGCTTCGGCGCCGCCCACCTGGTCCGGTTCGACGTCCACACCGACGCGGTGGCCGAGGCGCCGGATGCCCTGGCCCGGGCCGCCTGA
- a CDS encoding NADPH-dependent FMN reductase, translated as MALTVPVILGSVRTDRIGIRAARFLIAQLAARGHAAPLVDPAELALPLLDRMFKEYPAGTAPEPLQRCADLFRRADAFLVVTAEYNHGVPPALSNTLDHFLEEYFWRPSAICCYSAGQFGGVRAAMPLRAMLAEMGMSSIPSLLPIPRLQKVIDAQGVPAEPWLTSAAARFLDELEWHAEALRDRRQRGTPY; from the coding sequence ATGGCCCTGACCGTCCCCGTGATCCTCGGCAGCGTTCGCACCGACCGCATCGGCATCCGCGCCGCGCGCTTCCTGATCGCGCAGCTCGCGGCGCGCGGCCACGCCGCCCCTCTGGTCGATCCGGCCGAACTGGCGCTCCCGCTCCTCGACCGGATGTTCAAGGAATACCCGGCCGGGACGGCCCCGGAGCCGCTGCAGCGCTGCGCCGACCTCTTCCGCCGCGCCGACGCCTTCCTGGTCGTCACGGCCGAGTACAACCACGGTGTGCCGCCGGCGCTGTCCAACACCCTCGATCACTTCCTCGAGGAGTATTTCTGGCGGCCCTCGGCCATCTGCTGCTACTCGGCCGGCCAGTTCGGCGGCGTCCGGGCCGCGATGCCGCTGCGGGCCATGCTCGCCGAGATGGGCATGTCGAGCATCCCGTCGCTCCTGCCGATCCCGCGGCTCCAGAAGGTCATCGACGCGCAGGGCGTCCCCGCCGAGCCCTGGCTCACGTCGGCGGCCGCCCGCTTCCTCGACGAGCTGGAATGGCACGCCGAGGCGCTGCGGGACCGGCGCCAGCGCGGCACGCCGTACTGA